A window of the Hordeum vulgare subsp. vulgare chromosome 5H, MorexV3_pseudomolecules_assembly, whole genome shotgun sequence genome harbors these coding sequences:
- the LOC123399498 gene encoding uncharacterized protein LOC123399498, giving the protein MADSTAVYTLGHLSISGSLREQKLTVFWAPFLLVHLGSQDTITAYALEDNKLWPRHLLNLSVQAFGVAYVLYKHISEIPTSLGLATGLMFVTGFIKYGERICALKCATLDSILTCIREFSYLPTYYSALPSLAARAEERDEEELLLFAQGMLPRCKGAIADFPVALFGMCKVRDGYMKMSSDFELNWNWNWKATAKVVEMELSLMYDILYTKAAVIHNWYGYCIRVFSPLATIVVFILFQLSGNKDDYIKADLTITYILLVGAFLLDLASLLSALGSTWACNSLLTRGWIRLGLVILFLHQHVKAARGNRRWSGSIGQFNLLHFCSRDSTKLSIGVAKMMRLEDWWNKWHYVETLVISEDAKELVFRYVWQALKEIHDPRGKDETQSRPYMERPMAMMTTKIYCMGFGPEPYEDTARRRMKLAEALGFGAELQEVILTWHVFTDVFLLFSRGIPKDKDATSSTYVKAIKALSDYMVFLVAIIPDTIPGLELHSLYKATHRALEVELRFSCEQHVEEQLASIMQNRTHVSLGGASIILSHGFFYAKLLLELLDAGNPDKLGVISTYEDTDDAAMDKLKRLIPDLEPSCRGGVFGMPEALALILDAWVRLLIFLSARCSRDVHARQISHGGEIRTIVWLMEEHASMFSKRPETGRQEAAA; this is encoded by the coding sequence ATGGCCGACTCCACCGCTGTATACACTCTCGGCCATCTCTCCATCAGCGGCTCGTTGCGGGAGCAGAAACTCACGGTATTCTGGGCTCCATTTCTCCTGGTGCATCTTGGTAGCCAGGACACCATCACTGCTTACGCCCTTGAGGACAACAAGCTCTGGCCACGCCACCTGTTAAATCTTAGCGTACAGGCCTTTGGGGTTGCTTATGTCCTCTATAAGCACATCTCCGAGATCCCAACCTCATTGGGATTGGCTACTGGTTTGATGTTCGTCACTGGTTTCATCAAGTATGGGGAGAGGATATGTGCCCTCAAGTGTGCCACCCTGGACAGCATCCTGACCTGTATCAGGGAATTTTCGTATCTCCCTACTTACTACAGTGCGCTTCCGTCTCTGGCAGCGAGGGCAGAAGAGCGAGATGAAGAAGAGCTCCTGCTGTTTGCTCAGGGCATGCTCCCTCGGTGCAAGGGTGCTATTGCTGATTTTCCTGTGGCTTTGTTTGGGATGTGTAAAGTTCGAGATGGTTATATGAAGATGTCCAGTGATTTTGAATTgaactggaactggaattggaaaGCTACGGCCAAGGTGGTGGAGATGGAGCTCTCCCTCATGTATGACATCCTCTACACCAAGGCTGCGGTAATCCACAACTGGTATGGTTACTGCATCCGTGTATTCTCGCCGCTCGCGACTATTGTCGTCTTCATACTGTTCCAGTTAAGTGGTAATAAAGATGATTACATTAAAGCGGATCTTACTATCACCTACATCTTGTTGGTTGGTGCCTTCCTTCTGGACTTGGCGTCATTGTTGAGTGCTTTGGGATCGACCTGGGCATGTAATTCCTTGTTGACTAGAGGCTGGATTAGGCTGGGTCTTGTCATCCTTTTTCTTCACCAACATGTCAAGGCTGCTAGAGGCAATAGAAGGTGGTCAGGCTCCATTGGTCAGTTCAACTTGTTGCATTTCTGCTCTCGTGACAGTACCAAGCTAAGCATCGGAGTGGCCAAGATGATGAGGCTTGAGGATTGGTGGAACAAATGGCATTATGTGGAGACCCTAGTGATTTCAGAAGATGCCAAGGAGTTGGTGTTCCGATATGTGTGGCAAGCACTGAAGGAGATTCATGACCCGAGAGGAAAGGATGAGACTCAGTCCCGACCCTACATGGAGAGGCCCATGGCGATGATGACAACCAAGATCTATTGTATGGGGTTTGGTCCTGAACCATACGAAGATACTGCCAGGAGGCGTATGAAATTAGCCGAAGCTCTGGGCTTTGGTGCTGAACTCCAGGAGGTGATCCTTACCTGGCACGTCTTCACGGATGTTTTCCTCTTGTTCAGTAGAGGCATTCCCAAGGACAAGGATGCAACATCATCCACATATGTGAAGGCGATCAAGGCGCTGTCAGATTACATGGTTTTCCTCGTCGCTATAATCCCTGACACGATACCTGGTCTCGAGCTACACAGCCTGTATAAAGCAACTCACAGGGCTTTGGAGGTAGAATTGCGTTTTTCTTGTGAGCAACATGTAGAGGAGCAGCTTGCCAGCATCATGCAAAACAGGACACATGTTTCACTTGGAGGGGCGAGCATCATTCTCTCGCACGGATTTTTTTATGCCAAGCTACTGCTAGAGCTGTTAGATGCAGGCAATCCTGACAAGTTAGGTGTCATATCTACTTACGAAGATACTGATGATGCTGCCATGGATAAACTGAAGCGTCTGATACCAGACCTGGAACCCTCATGTAGAGGTGGTGTGTTCGGTATGCCCGAAGCGTTGGCACTCATCTTGGATGCCTGGGTGCGCCTGCTCATCTTCTTGTCTGCCCGATGTAGCAGGGACGTCCATGCCAGACAGATCAGCCATGGCGGCGAGATCAGGACCATCGTCTGGCTCATGGAAGAACACGCTAGCATGTTCTCCAAGCGACCTGAAACAGGCCGCCAGGAAGCTGCTGCCTAG